From one Bombus affinis isolate iyBomAffi1 chromosome 9, iyBomAffi1.2, whole genome shotgun sequence genomic stretch:
- the LOC126919946 gene encoding reticulon-4-interacting protein 1, mitochondrial isoform X2: protein MWKMLKRITLNLKSNIGSIQSRFLSNVLAKYKENVEDKMQAWQIHSYGGLEELKLSNVRIPVIAKPTDILVKVEASSVNSIDIAMTRYGAVMLNLMRKARNLTSGQYGELELPLTLGRDFSGIVVSKGHGVGDRLMLGDEVWGVVPVEQQGCHAGYVVVNNSSVSLRPRNLSYIEAASILYAGLTAWSALWITGALCYKTKMATRRNNRVLVLGGSGGVGTIAVQLLKAWNMHVITTCSSDAVNMVQKLGPDVVIDYKLDGADSRIIAEGPYNIILDCANQGPDEIRLRRYPHSTYITLNSPVLKNTDQHGLIVGTVKNIGELVKYNIPIENKSTVKWGFFIPSAAGIKTLKEFVESGKVVPVVKKVYQFQDLPLAYDRVTQGHLRGKLVIDMR from the exons ATGTGGAAAATGTTAAAAAGAATAACGCTAAATCTAAAATCAAATATTGGAAGCATACAATCTCGTTTTCTTAGTAATGTATTAGccaaatataaagaaaatgttGAGGACAAAATGCAAGCTTGGCAAATTCACTCATACGGTGGATTGGAAGAATTAAAACTTTCAAATGTTAGGATTCCAGTGATCGCTAAACCAACAGATATTCTTGTCAAAGTTGAAGCCTCTAGCGTAAACTCCATAGATATAGCTATGACAA GATATGGCGCAGTAATGCTAAATTTAATGAGAAAAGCTAGAAATCTTACCAGTGGACAATACGGTGAATTGGAATTGCCATTAACTTTAGGTAGAGATTTTTCTGGCATAGTAGTGTCAAAAGGACATGGCGTTGGAGATAGATTAATGTTAGGTGATGAAGTATGGGGTGTAGTTCCTGTGGAGCAACAAGGTTGTCATGCTGGTTATGTAGTTGTTAATAATTCATCG GTCAGTCTACGACCTAGAAATTTATCATACATCGAGGCAGCTAGTATATTGTATGCTGGCCTTACAGCATGGTCTGCATTATGGATTACTGGTGCATTGTGTTATAAAACTAAAATGGctacaagaagaaataataGAGTCCTAGTATTAGGCGGTTCAGGAGGAGTAGGAACTATAGCAGTACAACTTCTAAAGGCTTGGAACATGCAT GTCATTACTACATGCAGTAGTGATGCTGTAAATATGGTACAAAAGCTTGGACCCGATGTTGTAATTGATTATAAATTAGATGGTGCTGATTCAAGAATTATTGCAGAGGGACC CTATAATATAATTTTGGATTGCGCTAATCAAGGGCCAGATGAAATACGATTGAGGCGTTACCCCCATAGTACTTATATAACTTTGAATTCTCCGGTACTAAAAAATACCGATCAACATGGATTGATTGTGGGTACAGTAAAGAATATAGGAGAACtggtaaaatataatattccaattgaaaataaaagtacAGTGAAATGGGGATTTTTTATTCCTTCTGCAGCAGGAATTAAAACACTTAAAGAATTTGTTGAAAGTGGAAAg GTGGTTCCTGTGGTTAAGAAAGTCTACCAATTTCAAGATTTACCATTAGCTTATGATAGAGTAACTCAAGGTCATTTGCGAGGTAAATTGGTTATTGATATGAGATAG
- the LOC126919946 gene encoding reticulon-4-interacting protein 1, mitochondrial isoform X1, protein MWKMLKRITLNLKSNIGSIQSRFLSNVLAKYKENVEDKMQAWQIHSYGGLEELKLSNVRIPVIAKPTDILVKVEASSVNSIDIAMTKGYGAVMLNLMRKARNLTSGQYGELELPLTLGRDFSGIVVSKGHGVGDRLMLGDEVWGVVPVEQQGCHAGYVVVNNSSVSLRPRNLSYIEAASILYAGLTAWSALWITGALCYKTKMATRRNNRVLVLGGSGGVGTIAVQLLKAWNMHVITTCSSDAVNMVQKLGPDVVIDYKLDGADSRIIAEGPYNIILDCANQGPDEIRLRRYPHSTYITLNSPVLKNTDQHGLIVGTVKNIGELVKYNIPIENKSTVKWGFFIPSAAGIKTLKEFVESGKVVPVVKKVYQFQDLPLAYDRVTQGHLRGKLVIDMR, encoded by the exons ATGTGGAAAATGTTAAAAAGAATAACGCTAAATCTAAAATCAAATATTGGAAGCATACAATCTCGTTTTCTTAGTAATGTATTAGccaaatataaagaaaatgttGAGGACAAAATGCAAGCTTGGCAAATTCACTCATACGGTGGATTGGAAGAATTAAAACTTTCAAATGTTAGGATTCCAGTGATCGCTAAACCAACAGATATTCTTGTCAAAGTTGAAGCCTCTAGCGTAAACTCCATAGATATAGCTATGACAA AAGGATATGGCGCAGTAATGCTAAATTTAATGAGAAAAGCTAGAAATCTTACCAGTGGACAATACGGTGAATTGGAATTGCCATTAACTTTAGGTAGAGATTTTTCTGGCATAGTAGTGTCAAAAGGACATGGCGTTGGAGATAGATTAATGTTAGGTGATGAAGTATGGGGTGTAGTTCCTGTGGAGCAACAAGGTTGTCATGCTGGTTATGTAGTTGTTAATAATTCATCG GTCAGTCTACGACCTAGAAATTTATCATACATCGAGGCAGCTAGTATATTGTATGCTGGCCTTACAGCATGGTCTGCATTATGGATTACTGGTGCATTGTGTTATAAAACTAAAATGGctacaagaagaaataataGAGTCCTAGTATTAGGCGGTTCAGGAGGAGTAGGAACTATAGCAGTACAACTTCTAAAGGCTTGGAACATGCAT GTCATTACTACATGCAGTAGTGATGCTGTAAATATGGTACAAAAGCTTGGACCCGATGTTGTAATTGATTATAAATTAGATGGTGCTGATTCAAGAATTATTGCAGAGGGACC CTATAATATAATTTTGGATTGCGCTAATCAAGGGCCAGATGAAATACGATTGAGGCGTTACCCCCATAGTACTTATATAACTTTGAATTCTCCGGTACTAAAAAATACCGATCAACATGGATTGATTGTGGGTACAGTAAAGAATATAGGAGAACtggtaaaatataatattccaattgaaaataaaagtacAGTGAAATGGGGATTTTTTATTCCTTCTGCAGCAGGAATTAAAACACTTAAAGAATTTGTTGAAAGTGGAAAg GTGGTTCCTGTGGTTAAGAAAGTCTACCAATTTCAAGATTTACCATTAGCTTATGATAGAGTAACTCAAGGTCATTTGCGAGGTAAATTGGTTATTGATATGAGATAG
- the LOC126919946 gene encoding reticulon-4-interacting protein 1, mitochondrial isoform X3, whose amino-acid sequence MLNLMRKARNLTSGQYGELELPLTLGRDFSGIVVSKGHGVGDRLMLGDEVWGVVPVEQQGCHAGYVVVNNSSVSLRPRNLSYIEAASILYAGLTAWSALWITGALCYKTKMATRRNNRVLVLGGSGGVGTIAVQLLKAWNMHVITTCSSDAVNMVQKLGPDVVIDYKLDGADSRIIAEGPYNIILDCANQGPDEIRLRRYPHSTYITLNSPVLKNTDQHGLIVGTVKNIGELVKYNIPIENKSTVKWGFFIPSAAGIKTLKEFVESGKVVPVVKKVYQFQDLPLAYDRVTQGHLRGKLVIDMR is encoded by the exons ATGCTAAATTTAATGAGAAAAGCTAGAAATCTTACCAGTGGACAATACGGTGAATTGGAATTGCCATTAACTTTAGGTAGAGATTTTTCTGGCATAGTAGTGTCAAAAGGACATGGCGTTGGAGATAGATTAATGTTAGGTGATGAAGTATGGGGTGTAGTTCCTGTGGAGCAACAAGGTTGTCATGCTGGTTATGTAGTTGTTAATAATTCATCG GTCAGTCTACGACCTAGAAATTTATCATACATCGAGGCAGCTAGTATATTGTATGCTGGCCTTACAGCATGGTCTGCATTATGGATTACTGGTGCATTGTGTTATAAAACTAAAATGGctacaagaagaaataataGAGTCCTAGTATTAGGCGGTTCAGGAGGAGTAGGAACTATAGCAGTACAACTTCTAAAGGCTTGGAACATGCAT GTCATTACTACATGCAGTAGTGATGCTGTAAATATGGTACAAAAGCTTGGACCCGATGTTGTAATTGATTATAAATTAGATGGTGCTGATTCAAGAATTATTGCAGAGGGACC CTATAATATAATTTTGGATTGCGCTAATCAAGGGCCAGATGAAATACGATTGAGGCGTTACCCCCATAGTACTTATATAACTTTGAATTCTCCGGTACTAAAAAATACCGATCAACATGGATTGATTGTGGGTACAGTAAAGAATATAGGAGAACtggtaaaatataatattccaattgaaaataaaagtacAGTGAAATGGGGATTTTTTATTCCTTCTGCAGCAGGAATTAAAACACTTAAAGAATTTGTTGAAAGTGGAAAg GTGGTTCCTGTGGTTAAGAAAGTCTACCAATTTCAAGATTTACCATTAGCTTATGATAGAGTAACTCAAGGTCATTTGCGAGGTAAATTGGTTATTGATATGAGATAG